In Bosea sp. PAMC 26642, the DNA window GGATCTTCGGCTCGTGCAGGAGCAGGCCCAGGCCTTGTCCGTGCCCTTGCCGGGGACGGCGCTGGTAACCAGCCAGTACATCGAGGCGCGTGCCCATGGCGAGGGGGCGAATGGCAACCAGGCGCTGTTTCGCGTCTATGACCGCATGACGAACCGGGCCTGACGGCGGAGCCGCTGAGATGGGCCTCAATCTTGACTTCTCCGTCGTCATCGAGCGCTGGCCGCTGTTCCGCGACGGCGCGATCATGACGCTGCAGCTGGCCTTTCTGGCGATCGTGTCGGGTGGGGTCATCGGCACGCTTTGCGCGGTCGGCCGCAACAGCCGCAGCCGCCTCATTACCAGCCTTTGTACCGTCTATGTCGAGGCGATCCGCAACACGCCGCTGCTGGTGCAGATCTTCCTGGTCTATTTCGGCCTCGCCAGCGTCGGTTTTAAATTCTCGGCCTTCTCGGTCGCAGCCACCGCGCTCGCCATCAATGTCGGAGCCTATACGGCGGAGATCATGCGTGCGGGGTTCGAATCGATCCCGACGGGACAGATCGAGGCAGCGGAGGGCCTGGCCCTGTCGCGCTTCCAGATCTACTGGCACGTCATCCTGCTGCCGGCTGCCGAGAAGGTCTATCCGGCGCTGACGAGCCAGTTCGTGCTGCTGATGCTGGCCTCCTCCGTCACCTCCCAGATCTCGGCCGAGGAGCTGACGGCGGTGGCCAACTACGTGCAGTCGGACACCTACCGAGCTTTCGAAACCTACATCCTGGTCGCGCTCGTCTATGTCGTGCTGTCGCTTGTGTTGAGGGCCTGCTTCTGGGCGCTGGGCCTTGCCCTGTTCCCGCGGCGCCGGCGCCTCGGCACGGCTTTGTGAGGCGGCGATGGGTGGATCTCTCAATGCCAATCACCTGCTGTTTCTCGGCCATGGCGCGCTGTGGACGATCGGGCTGTCCGCCATGGCGCTGATCGGCGGCGGGCTGCTGGGCTTCCTGATCGCGCTCGCTCGCGTCTCGCCGAGCCGCGCGATCCGGCTCGCCAGCGGGGCCTATGTCCAACTCATCCAGGGCATGCCGCTCCTGGTGATCATGTTCCTCGGCTATTTCGGCCTTGCCGCGCTGGGCTTCTCGATCTCGGCCCTGATGGCGGCAGGCGCCTCGCTGACGATCTATGTCGGCGCCTATTTCGGCGAGATCTGGCGCGGCTGCATCCAGTCCGTCCCCAAACCGCAATGGGAGGCGGCGGAGGGCCTGGGCCTCAGCCGGACCCAGAGGATGCTCAAGGTCATCCTGCCGCAGGCCATGCGCATCGCGACGCCGCCGACCGTCGGCTTCATGGTGCAGATCATCAAGAACACCTCGCTGGCCTCGGTGGTGGGCTTCGTCGAACTCGCCCGTTCCGGCCAGATCATCAACAACTCGCTGTTCGAGCCCTTCCTGATCTACGCGATCATCGCGGTAATCTATTTCGCCCTCTGTTTCCCGATCTCGCTCCTCAGCCGTCGCCTCGAGCGCCGTATGGGCGATGGTCGCACGAAACTCATACCGGCTTGACGAGGCAGATGACGCCATGACGCAGGATCGCCCAGTGGTCTCCCTGAAGGACGTTCACAAGAGCTTCGGCTCCCTGAAAGTGCTGAACGGCGTCGAATTTTCGGTCGAGCGCGGCGACGTGCTTGTCCTGATCGGTCGCTCCGGCTCGGGCAAGAGCACCGCTCTGCGCTGCATCGACCGGTTCGAGACGATCGACCGCGGCGAGATCGAGGTCTGCGGGCACCGGGTCGATGCGCCCGATGTCGATCTGCGCGCGCTGCGGCAGGACGTCGGCATCGTCTTCCAGAGCTACAATCTGTTCCCCCATCTCACCATTGAGCAGAACATCACGCTGGCACCGGTCTCGGTGAAGCGGATAGCGAAGGCCGAGGCCCGCGAACGCGCCGCGGCGGTCCTGGCGCAGGTCGGGCTCGCGGAGAAGCTTCATTCCTATCCCGAGCAGCTTTCCGGCGGCCAGCAGCAGCGAGCGGCGATCGCCCGTTCGCTGGCCATGCAGCCCAAGGTGATGCTGTTCGACGAGGTGACCTCGGCGCTCGATCCGGAACTGACCGGTGAAGTGCTCCGGGTCATCGAGGCCCTCGCTGCGGACGGCATGACCATGGTGATGGTCACGCACGAGATGGGATTTGCCAAAGGCATCGCCGACAAGGTGGTGTTCATGCATGCCGGCCGGGTTCACGAGACGGGAACAGCCTCGATCCTTGCCGCACCGGCGACGCCGGAACTCGCCCAGTTCGTCGGAACGGGCTTCTAGACCAACAAAAACACGGGAGATCCAAGGATGACACGCAATACGCTCACCACCACGCTGGTCGCAGCAGGTCTGGCCATGCTGTCCTGTCAGGCAGCCAGGGCCGACCTGCTCGACGACATCATGAAGGCCAAGAAGATCCGAATCGCGACCGATCTCGCGATCCCGCCCTCGGGCATGATCGATGGCGCGATGAAGCCAACCGGCTCGGATGTCGAGACGGCCGAACTGCTCGCCAAGGATTGGGGCCTCCAGCTCGAATTCGTGCAGACAACCGGCGCGACCCGCATCCCCAACGTGCAGACCAACAAGGCCGACATCATCATCTCGACGCTGTCGGTGACGCCCGAGCGCGCCAAGGTGGTCGATTTTTCGAAGCCATATGCCGCGCTGCAATCCGTCGTCGGCTGCCTGAAATCGGAACAGGTCAAGAGCTGGGAGGATCTCAAGGGCAAGACGATCGGCGTCTCCCGCGGCACCACCCAGGACACGACGCTCACCAACATGAAGGAGCGCGACCTCAAGCTCTCCCGCTACGACGACGACGCGACGATGGTCACGGCGGCGATCTCTGGCCAGGCTGATTGCGTCGCGACATCGGCGACGATCGTCAGCCAGATCGGCGTTAAGGCCCCCGCCCGCGTCTTCGAGCCGAAGGTCCCGATCACCAATTTCGATCTCGCCATCGGCATCAAGAAGGGCGAGCCGAAACTGCTCGAGAAGCTCGACGCCTGGGTTCAGGAGAACCTCAAGAACGGCAAGCTCAACGCGATCTACAAGAAATTCCACGGCACCGAGCTGCCGGAGAACATGCGGAGCTGACCCCACGACCTGCCGGCGGCGCGTCCTCATGCCCGCCGGCACCCTCCCCGGAAAAAAGGATAGTGCAATGCGCCTTGTCATCGGTTCGGACCACGCCGGCTGGTCCCTAAAGAAACATGTCATCGAGCATATCAAGACGCTCGGGCACCAGGTCGTCGATATCGGCTCCTTTGACGACAAGCCGGTCGACTTCCCCGACATTGCGCGCGAGGTCGCGCGCAAGGTGACCTCGGGCGAGGTCGAGCGCGGCATCATGGTCTGCGGCACCGGCGTCGGCGCCTCGATCGCTGCCAACAAGATGAAGGGCATCCGCGCCGCCGTCTGCCACGACGTCCATTCGGCCCATCAGAGCGTGGAGCATGACGACGTGAACGTCATGTGCGTCGGCGCGCAGATCATCGGCCCGTGGCTGGCGAGCGACCTGATCGCCTCGTTCCTAGCGGCCGAATTCTCGACGGATGTCGATATGCGCCGCCGCGTCGAGAAACTGCACGCAATGGACGCCGAGGGCTGAAGGAAGCGGGACGCGACATAAGGCTCCACCCGGCGAAATCCGCTTGGTGATCTTCGCTCATCCGCTGCCGGCTAATCGATCCCATAAACAAGCGCCTTGCTGTCGGGAGCATTCCTGAGGCGACGCGGCACGGATGTCGTCGAATGGGCCTACGGGTTACTTGCAGCCTGTCCAATCATGGCGTGCGCGCCACCCGCGTATATCCAGCGGGCCTGGGCACGCTCTGGGGCCGCTGTCGCGGCACCTCGGCAGCGTGCAGCGGGTGCATGCGCCCAGCGAGATAGCTAAGTGCCTGACTGGTGGAGTCGACCTGGTCGTCGTGGCGTCCATTGGGGAACGCGAGCAGTTCGTTGAGCCAGGCGGCGAGCCAAGGCGCCTCTTCGGGCACGTGAACCTGGCCGGATTCAAAACGGGCCGACTGCATGATGAAGCGTGTCTGCTTGTCGTACCTCGGCTTGATCAGGATGGGACGGCATTCTCGCAACCGCCGCAGATCCTGCGAGATTGCGCGGCCGATATCGGTGTCTTCTATCACGGTCTGATCGGCTTTCCAGGCTTTCGACAGGCGAACGATTTCTCGCTTGAGGTCGGGCACTTCGAGACGCTCGCGCACGAGATCGAGCAGGTAGAAGTCGAGCCCCTTTGCACCCCAGACGGTGCCGACGGAGTAGTCCGCCGTGTCCGACAGCGTCGAGGCGGTATCCCAGCTGGCCACGGTGAAGTCGAAGGATTTGGGTGGTTGGGTGTAGGTGCGCAGCCACTGCCGCTTGACGATGTTTCCTTCGGGCGGGATCGGGGCCTGCTGATACTGCGCTGAGAAGGTGAGTGACCCCTGCGACCGCCGCATCTGCTCCAGCACGGTCGAAGGTTCGCGCGCCGCGTGGAGGACCTCGCCGGCGGGCCTGGCATAGACGTGCCCCGACCCGTCGCTGAGCTGGTAGGTCTTGGCTTCCGTCGCGATCGCGGGGATCGAGACAACCTCCCAGTCGTCCCGGCCAACGACATGGCCCGTGAGGTCGTCTTCATGCAGACGCTGCATGATGATGACGATCGCACCGGTGCGCTTGTCGTTGAGCCGGGTCTGGAGCGTGTTGTCGAAGGCCTCGTTGACCCGCCGCCGCTCCTTTTCCGACATCGCATCGGTCGCCTTGATCGGGTCATCGATGATCATGATGTCCGCCCCACGACCCAGGATCGAGCCGTTGATACCAGAAGCGAGGCGATAGCCCTGCTGTGTCGTGATCAGTTCCAAGTTGGGCGGGCGCTTCGCAGCCAGCCGCATTTTCGGATACGTCTTCTTGTACCAGGGGCTGCAAAGCACCGTGCGCGTGTCGATCGAGAGTTTGCGCGCGAGGTCCTCGGCGTAGGACACGCAGATGATGCGTTTGGTGGGATCCTGACCCATCAGCCAGGCCGGGAAGCCGACCGACACGGTGATCGACTTCATCGACCGCGGCGGGACATTGATGATCAGACGGTGCAGGTCGCCACGCGCGACCCGCATCAGCTGCCAGCACAGGTGCTCGATGTGCCAGTTGTGCAGGTAGGGTGTGCCCGGTTCGAGCGTCTCAATCACCTTCCGGCTGAAGATGGTCAGGTCCTGACGCAGGAACGCCCGCAACTGAGTGGCGCGATCAGTCATGATCGTGCCCTTCATCCTGCTGGGCGTGATCACGAGACTGGCCCATCCGCGCAAAACCATGCTCCAGCAGGACCAGGTCGTTCTCCGGCAGTTCCTCGACCTGCTCGACGTCGGCGTCAACGTATCCCTTGTAGCGCTCAAACAGACGCTCGATAGCGCGCCAGTCTCCCCGCAAACCCTCCTGGATGTAGCAGTGCATGAGAGCCTCTAACGTCGGCGCTGTCCGCTTTCTGCCGTGCTGAGTGATTTCCATGGAGGCCTCGAGTGCCTCGCAAAACATGGTCTTGAGATTGAGGCTGCCCTTCTTGCGGCCACCGGGATTGCCGGACTGCCCCTTCGTGAACCGGGAGGCCTTGGGCGGCTTGCCGCGACCGACCTCATAGTCGGTCGCGGCAGTCGTCTTCAGGATCTTGGAGATCTTCGGGATTTTCAGGATTTTGGAGGTCTTGGGGGCCTTGGGGATCGTGCGGGTCATGGCATGTCACCTCACGCAACCTGCCGCGAGCGGTGGCGCACCGTGAAGGCGGGCGGGGCGTCCGTCCTCGTCGGGGGCGCGACCTGCCGGCGCCTGAGATCGGCCATCTCGGCGAAGCTCAAGCCGGTGGTGGCGTGGCGGGCGCAGCCGCCCGACCAAACCTCCCAGCGGCGCACAGCGACATCGACATAGCCCCGATCGAGCTCGATGACGTGCGCCCACCGTCCGATCTTGGCGCAGGCGATGATCGTCGTGCCCGAGCCCGAGAAGCTGTCGAGAACGATGTCGTTGCGGTGGGTGACGTCGCGAACCGCGTCCGCGATCATCGCGACGTTCTTGGGCGTCGGATGGAGTTTGAGCTCCTTGCGCAGGCTCGGCGCTCCCGGATAGTCCCAGACATTCGTGCGGTTCCGACCGAAGCGACCGAGCTGGACATTGTTGACGCCCGACTGCCGCGGGTCCTTGAACACGAAGACGAGTTCGTGCTGCGAGCGGTAGAACGAGCCCATCGCGCCCGCCCCCTTGTTCCAGACGCAAAGGTTCTTCAACTCTAGGCCAGCCCCCTCCCCGGCTGCGAGCATCTCGGCCATGTGGCGCCAGTCCATGAAGCAGTACTGATACCCGCCCGGCACCAGGAAGGCCGTGCTCGCGGTCAGGAAGGCGATCAGGAACGGCAGGAAGTTTGCCCCGAGTTCGCCCGAGCCCATCACGAACTCGCGGTGCTTGCCGGACTTGGCGACGTTCCCCGAGATCGCGACGTCGTAGGGGGCGTCCTGGATGGCCATCGCGGCGCGCTTGTCACCGAGCAGCGCCTCATAGACCGCCGGGTCACGCGCATCGCCGCAGATCAAACGGTGCTCATCGAGCAGCCAGATATCGCCGAGCTGGCTGACCGGGTTCTTGGGCACCTCAGCCGGCATGGCCTCATCCGCCGCGTCTTCGCCACCCACCAAAGCGACCTGGACCAGCTGATCGATCTCGGGCATGCCAAAGCCGGTGACAACGAGATCCAGATCCAGCTCCAAGGTGTGCTGGATCTCGATCAGTTCGCCGAACTCCAGACCGAGCTGCTTCTTGTCCCACTTCGATTTCTCAGCCAGCCGGCCCAGCGCGATGCGCAAGAGGCGCTTCTGCGCGTCATCGAGGTGGCTGATCCGCACCACCGGCAACGTCTTGTAGTTCAGCGCGCGAGCCGCCTTGTACAGCCCGCTGCCGCCGATGATCTCGCCGTCGGCATCGATCACGAGCGGCTGAACCACGCCGAGCGTCTTCATCGAGCTCTTCAGCTCGTCGATGTAGGCGGGCGAGTGGTCACGCAAGGCGCGCTTGTAGAGTTTGAGGCTCCCGATCGGGACGTGCTCGATCGCGAGGTTCATATCGTGGAAGATCGCCTCGACCGTCTTAGCCGCCTCGGCGGCCTTCATCGAGTCCTGACGCGGCGCAGACGCGCAGCGGGCTTTCTTCGTCGAGATGCGGGGTTTACGACGGGGGTTGTCACTCATAACGCTGGTCCTTCAGAGCAAGGGTCAGCCCACGCACCGAGGAAATCCCGGCGACGTTCACCGCGATACGCGGTGGTTCGGCCCGATTGGGCCGAGGGCTGTCTTTCGAATGCTCCCGAAGGAATCTGCCGTTAGACGGGATGACAGATAGGGAATGCGTGAGAGACGCGCAAGTACCTGATAATAAATGACAAAAGGAGAGTACTTTCCTTGTTTCGGGCGAGTCAGGTCAGCAGGTCCTGCTTCCAACCACGTTTTCCCTGCAGACTTCCCTCAGAGCAGTGAAGCTGGACGCCAGCCGCCATGGCGAATTGGCCCAGACCGGTTGCCCGGTGACTGCGTCGTCAGCCACGCATCATGCCTGAACCAGAGATTTGGACGCCTGAGCAATTCCTGCGACGGTGTCGTGGGTCAGCGGGCGGGGTCGGTCTGCGCGCCGATCAGGCTGGCGGATCCGCCAAATCTGGCCGATTCTCCCGGCCCGGTCTGGGCCCCCCTCTTTTGAAAGTCCGCTGGGATTGGGCGCAGACCGGTTCGCAGCAGCTATCCACCAGACCGGTTCGACTTCGTCGCGGGAGACAAAAAAAGCCCGCCGGCGAGCGGCGGGCTGATCGGATGTTGCGACTGGCTGTCAGTGCACGAGGATGCGGTGGGTCGCCCAGTCATGCGGAGGAAACCACCAGGCACGATCACGACCTCATGGCTGACGCCGTCGTGCTCGCGCACCAGCACCGATCCGGTCTTGATGCGCCGCCGGGTCACGTGGCCCCGTGCAAGCCTGGCCAAGTGACGTGCCAATTCGTCATCGAGCTTGCCGAACTGCTGCTCCTGCAGGCGGTGGGCGACCAGCCGTCCGATCAGATCGCGTGACAGGCAGGCGGGAGCCGCTCTCCGATAAAGCCGGCGAAAGCGTGCCCGCAGCTCATCGAAGCTGAGCGTCATCAGGCCAGCCACCTCGTCGACCAGGTTCCGGACGACGGGCTTGGGACCACGCTTGCGCGACACCGTGCTCATCGTACCTGCTCGTCGTGATCTTGTAGATGGACCGTTTGGCGCCATCGGCATCGACGACCTTCTCCATGGCGATCGGATATCCGCGCTTGCGCAGGCCCGTCAGGGCCGCCCGCGTCGTGTGGGGCTGCCAGTCTGTCACTGCGACCAGCTTGGCCAAGGTCACGCCCCCATCAGCCTGAAGCAGGCCCAGCACGATGCCGAGCTTGCTATAGCGCCGGGGCGGTGCGGGCAGGCGGGCCACCTCGGCAGAGGCGACGTCGGCAGGCGTACCCGCAGCCTCGTCCGTCTGTTCAACGGCGACCGGCTCAGGAGCGATCGTCTGGGCTACGGGTGGTGCGCTAATGGTCTTTCGGGTTCGGCGAAACATGGCGGTCTCCTGGCGGTCGCGACAGGGTCATCCCCGTAACCACCGCGACCCCGCCTCGGCGCTAAGCCGGCAGGGTTACCTCAGAAGACCAGCGCGTGATCTCCGCGCCGCCAGCGACACCAATGCGTGCCGTGCCCGTGAAGTCCAGTCGATTGTAGAGGGGGCTGAGAAGCTGCCAGCGAGCGATCGATGCACACCTCGATCCAGCGACGTGGAGCTTCCGGAGTTGGCCCATTGCGATCATTGAGAGCTTCCGGTTTCGGGCGATGCATTTCGGAATTAGCCGAAACGTCGCTTGGCCTATACCGACTAGTGACAGATGTTCAGCGTGTCACCTCCTGTCAGGCAGCGCGGCATCGGCTTCGATCTCAACGCGATAGCCGTCGCCAATCAGTCGCGATACTTCAAGCATGGTGTTGGCTGGGCGGATTTCGCCGAAATAGCGACCATGGACGCGCGAGACGTCTTCCCATTCATCGGCATTGGTGAGGTAGATCCTCGTACGGACCACGTCCTCGAGGCGGCCGCCGAGCGCCTGGATGCTGGCGGCGATCTTATCGAGGATATAGGCCGTCTGCGCGGCGGCATCGCCCGGCGCGACGACCATGCCGCTGCCATGGGTCGCCGTGGTGCCGCTAACCGTGATCTGGTTGCCGACGCGCATGGCGCGACTGTATCCCGCGAGAGGCTCCCAGATGCTGCCGGTGTCGACGCGCCCGGCATCCGGGCGGCCGGGAACCGGCGCGGCGGCGTAGATCTTCGGAAACCCGTCGAGATGATGGCTGAGATCGCCCGACGCGGTCAGGAAGGGCGGCTTTCGGTATTCGTCGCCGCAATCGCCGGGCGGATGGCTGGTCGTGGCAAAGGCGGTGTTCAGCCGCTCGTGATCCTCCTCGTCCAGCGCGAAGTCGAAGAGCTTGAGATTGTCGGCGCGATGCTCGCGCTCGCCCAGCCGCGCACCGACGATCACCGCCGCCACGGTCGGCTGCTCCAGCACCCAGCGGGTCGCGACATTGGCGATCGAGACGCCGTGCTTGCGCGCGATCGCGCCCGCGGCGCCAAGGATCGCCTGCAGCGCCGGCCAGCCGCCGATCTCATCGACGAAGCGCTTGTATTTGGACTTGGACCAGTCGGCGATGTCGGCGGAGGTGGGCTCGGGCTTGTCAAGCCAGCGCTCGGTCAGGAAGCCGCCGCCGAGCGTGCCATAGGCTAGCAGCTTCACCCCGTAGCGCTCGCAGACCGCAGCGAGATTGCCGGCGGCGCGCCGATCGAGGAGCGAGAACGAGACCTGGTTCGAGACGATCGGCAGGCCGTGGCTGAGCAGCAGGCGCAGATGGTCGGCGTTGAAGTTCGTCAGCCCGATATGCCAGAACAGCCCTTCCTCGCGCAGCTGCGCCATCTCGATCAGCGCGTCGAGATAGCCGGGATGCTCGTACATCCACCAGTGGAACTGCATTAGGTCGATGCGGTCGGTCCGCATGCGTTCGCGTGAGTTTCGGATGCCCTCGCGCACGATCTCGGCCGTCATCGGACCAGGCGCTGGGCACCATTTGGTGAAGGCGCGCGGCCGCGGTCCCGGTAGGGAGCCGTCCGCGACCCGCTCGTAGAGTCGGCCGGTGAGGATCTCGGCGGTGCCGTAATGATCGGCCATGTCGAAGGTGTCGAAGCCGGCGGCGGCATAGGCGGCCAGCGCCTCGGCGCCGCGATCCGGATCGATCGGCCCGCTTTCGCGCTCGATGTCGGCCACCTGCCAGAGGCCCATCACGATCCTCGAGATCTCGAGATCGGGGGCGAGGAGAATGCGGTCCGGTACGGTCGGCATGAACGGTCTCTGATGCTCGCGCCCCTGATGATGCTGGAAGATCGGCGGGGCCTGACGATCTACCGTGTCTCACGCCGGGCCGGCGGCCCGCTTCTGCCTGCCGCGTCCGCTCATGCCAGCGCCTCGGCATGATGGCATGCGGCCTCGCGGGCGTCGCCGAGCGAGCGCAGTTCCGGTCGCTCGCTGCGGCAGATGTTGGTCGCCGCCGGGCAGCGCGGATGGAAGCTGCAGCCCGCCGGCGGGTTGGCCGGGTTCGGCACCTCGCCCCGCATGGGCTCGTGTCGCTTGCCAATGGCGCCGGCCGAAGGCGAGGCGGCGATCAGCTGGCGCGTATAGGGATGGGCAGGCGCCGAAAAGAGCTGCTCGCGCGTGGTGTTCTCGACGATCCGGCCGAGATACATCACCGCCACCCGGTCGGCCATGTGGTCGACCACCGCCAGGTTGTGGCTGATGAAGAGATAGGTCAGCCCATGCTCGTCCTGCAGGTCGCGCATCAGGTTGAGGATCTGCGCCTGGATCGAGACGTCGAGCGCCGAGGTCGGCTCGTCGCAGATCACGAAGGCGGGCTTGCTCGCCAGGGCGCGGGCGATGGCGATGCGCTGGCGCTGGCCGCCCGAGAATTCGTGCGGGAACTTCTCCGCATCGGCCGGCGAGAGCCCGACCTCGCGCAGCAGCTGGCCAACGCGCTCGCGCCGTTCCGCCCGCGAGCCAGCGATCCCGAGCGCGACCAGCGGATCGGCGATGGTCCGGCCGACCCGGAGCCGCGGATTAAGGCTGCCGTACGGGTCCTGGAAGATCATCTGCACCTCGCGGCGCAAGCCCGCGCGGCCTTTGGCGACCTCACGCATGTCGGTGTCGCGATAGCGCGCTGCGCCCGAACTCG includes these proteins:
- a CDS encoding amino acid ABC transporter permease, translated to MGLNLDFSVVIERWPLFRDGAIMTLQLAFLAIVSGGVIGTLCAVGRNSRSRLITSLCTVYVEAIRNTPLLVQIFLVYFGLASVGFKFSAFSVAATALAINVGAYTAEIMRAGFESIPTGQIEAAEGLALSRFQIYWHVILLPAAEKVYPALTSQFVLLMLASSVTSQISAEELTAVANYVQSDTYRAFETYILVALVYVVLSLVLRACFWALGLALFPRRRRLGTAL
- a CDS encoding amino acid ABC transporter permease, producing MGGSLNANHLLFLGHGALWTIGLSAMALIGGGLLGFLIALARVSPSRAIRLASGAYVQLIQGMPLLVIMFLGYFGLAALGFSISALMAAGASLTIYVGAYFGEIWRGCIQSVPKPQWEAAEGLGLSRTQRMLKVILPQAMRIATPPTVGFMVQIIKNTSLASVVGFVELARSGQIINNSLFEPFLIYAIIAVIYFALCFPISLLSRRLERRMGDGRTKLIPA
- a CDS encoding amino acid ABC transporter ATP-binding protein, which gives rise to MTQDRPVVSLKDVHKSFGSLKVLNGVEFSVERGDVLVLIGRSGSGKSTALRCIDRFETIDRGEIEVCGHRVDAPDVDLRALRQDVGIVFQSYNLFPHLTIEQNITLAPVSVKRIAKAEARERAAAVLAQVGLAEKLHSYPEQLSGGQQQRAAIARSLAMQPKVMLFDEVTSALDPELTGEVLRVIEALAADGMTMVMVTHEMGFAKGIADKVVFMHAGRVHETGTASILAAPATPELAQFVGTGF
- a CDS encoding transporter substrate-binding domain-containing protein; protein product: MTRNTLTTTLVAAGLAMLSCQAARADLLDDIMKAKKIRIATDLAIPPSGMIDGAMKPTGSDVETAELLAKDWGLQLEFVQTTGATRIPNVQTNKADIIISTLSVTPERAKVVDFSKPYAALQSVVGCLKSEQVKSWEDLKGKTIGVSRGTTQDTTLTNMKERDLKLSRYDDDATMVTAAISGQADCVATSATIVSQIGVKAPARVFEPKVPITNFDLAIGIKKGEPKLLEKLDAWVQENLKNGKLNAIYKKFHGTELPENMRS
- the rpiB gene encoding ribose 5-phosphate isomerase B, yielding MRLVIGSDHAGWSLKKHVIEHIKTLGHQVVDIGSFDDKPVDFPDIAREVARKVTSGEVERGIMVCGTGVGASIAANKMKGIRAAVCHDVHSAHQSVEHDDVNVMCVGAQIIGPWLASDLIASFLAAEFSTDVDMRRRVEKLHAMDAEG
- the terL gene encoding phage terminase large subunit, whose amino-acid sequence is MITPSRMKGTIMTDRATQLRAFLRQDLTIFSRKVIETLEPGTPYLHNWHIEHLCWQLMRVARGDLHRLIINVPPRSMKSITVSVGFPAWLMGQDPTKRIICVSYAEDLARKLSIDTRTVLCSPWYKKTYPKMRLAAKRPPNLELITTQQGYRLASGINGSILGRGADIMIIDDPIKATDAMSEKERRRVNEAFDNTLQTRLNDKRTGAIVIIMQRLHEDDLTGHVVGRDDWEVVSIPAIATEAKTYQLSDGSGHVYARPAGEVLHAAREPSTVLEQMRRSQGSLTFSAQYQQAPIPPEGNIVKRQWLRTYTQPPKSFDFTVASWDTASTLSDTADYSVGTVWGAKGLDFYLLDLVRERLEVPDLKREIVRLSKAWKADQTVIEDTDIGRAISQDLRRLRECRPILIKPRYDKQTRFIMQSARFESGQVHVPEEAPWLAAWLNELLAFPNGRHDDQVDSTSQALSYLAGRMHPLHAAEVPRQRPQSVPRPAGYTRVARTP
- a CDS encoding DUF5681 domain-containing protein, which codes for MTRTIPKAPKTSKILKIPKISKILKTTAATDYEVGRGKPPKASRFTKGQSGNPGGRKKGSLNLKTMFCEALEASMEITQHGRKRTAPTLEALMHCYIQEGLRGDWRAIERLFERYKGYVDADVEQVEELPENDLVLLEHGFARMGQSRDHAQQDEGHDHD
- a CDS encoding site-specific DNA-methyltransferase, yielding MSDNPRRKPRISTKKARCASAPRQDSMKAAEAAKTVEAIFHDMNLAIEHVPIGSLKLYKRALRDHSPAYIDELKSSMKTLGVVQPLVIDADGEIIGGSGLYKAARALNYKTLPVVRISHLDDAQKRLLRIALGRLAEKSKWDKKQLGLEFGELIEIQHTLELDLDLVVTGFGMPEIDQLVQVALVGGEDAADEAMPAEVPKNPVSQLGDIWLLDEHRLICGDARDPAVYEALLGDKRAAMAIQDAPYDVAISGNVAKSGKHREFVMGSGELGANFLPFLIAFLTASTAFLVPGGYQYCFMDWRHMAEMLAAGEGAGLELKNLCVWNKGAGAMGSFYRSQHELVFVFKDPRQSGVNNVQLGRFGRNRTNVWDYPGAPSLRKELKLHPTPKNVAMIADAVRDVTHRNDIVLDSFSGSGTTIIACAKIGRWAHVIELDRGYVDVAVRRWEVWSGGCARHATTGLSFAEMADLRRRQVAPPTRTDAPPAFTVRHRSRQVA
- a CDS encoding DUF2924 domain-containing protein yields the protein MSTVSRKRGPKPVVRNLVDEVAGLMTLSFDELRARFRRLYRRAAPACLSRDLIGRLVAHRLQEQQFGKLDDELARHLARLARGHVTRRRIKTGSVLVREHDGVSHEVVIVPGGFLRMTGRPTASSCTDSQSQHPISPPLAGGLFLSPATKSNRSGG
- a CDS encoding DUF3489 domain-containing protein, with product MFRRTRKTISAPPVAQTIAPEPVAVEQTDEAAGTPADVASAEVARLPAPPRRYSKLGIVLGLLQADGGVTLAKLVAVTDWQPHTTRAALTGLRKRGYPIAMEKVVDADGAKRSIYKITTSRYDEHGVAQAWSQARRPEPGRRGGWPDDAQLR
- a CDS encoding aldo/keto reductase, producing the protein MPTVPDRILLAPDLEISRIVMGLWQVADIERESGPIDPDRGAEALAAYAAAGFDTFDMADHYGTAEILTGRLYERVADGSLPGPRPRAFTKWCPAPGPMTAEIVREGIRNSRERMRTDRIDLMQFHWWMYEHPGYLDALIEMAQLREEGLFWHIGLTNFNADHLRLLLSHGLPIVSNQVSFSLLDRRAAGNLAAVCERYGVKLLAYGTLGGGFLTERWLDKPEPTSADIADWSKSKYKRFVDEIGGWPALQAILGAAGAIARKHGVSIANVATRWVLEQPTVAAVIVGARLGEREHRADNLKLFDFALDEEDHERLNTAFATTSHPPGDCGDEYRKPPFLTASGDLSHHLDGFPKIYAAAPVPGRPDAGRVDTGSIWEPLAGYSRAMRVGNQITVSGTTATHGSGMVVAPGDAAAQTAYILDKIAASIQALGGRLEDVVRTRIYLTNADEWEDVSRVHGRYFGEIRPANTMLEVSRLIGDGYRVEIEADAALPDRR
- a CDS encoding ABC transporter ATP-binding protein — encoded protein: MTASQLMVAERLSRHFDVSPSWLTRKLAGTPRRILKAVDDVSFAIPKGATLALVGESGCGKSTAARCIAGLLAPSSGAARYRDTDMREVAKGRAGLRREVQMIFQDPYGSLNPRLRVGRTIADPLVALGIAGSRAERRERVGQLLREVGLSPADAEKFPHEFSGGQRQRIAIARALASKPAFVICDEPTSALDVSIQAQILNLMRDLQDEHGLTYLFISHNLAVVDHMADRVAVMYLGRIVENTTREQLFSAPAHPYTRQLIAASPSAGAIGKRHEPMRGEVPNPANPPAGCSFHPRCPAATNICRSERPELRSLGDAREAACHHAEALA